The following proteins are encoded in a genomic region of Liolophura sinensis isolate JHLJ2023 chromosome 5, CUHK_Ljap_v2, whole genome shotgun sequence:
- the LOC135465403 gene encoding uncharacterized protein LOC135465403 gives MATHIRRLISKRVLNSLEIPSTRKNQERVGALLKLSEISKKQSVDGPQFKLTATDSKILTEICEHPDQFVGQSKDLSDKELDTKAEELVQDIQTSYGDLLIRVCPKCLSKVRKEL, from the exons ATGGCAACACATATACGACGTCTCATCAGCAAACGA GTTTTGAATAGCTTGGAAATTCCCTCAACAAGGAAGAATCAAGAAAGAGTTGGAGCCTTGCTGAAATTGTCAGAGATATCCAAAAAGCAAAG TGTTGATGGTCCTCAGTTTAAACTCACTGCCACAGACTCGaagattttaacagaaatatgtGAGCATCCAGACCAGTTTGTGGGCCAATCAAAAGATCTCTCTGATAAG GAGCTTGATACAAAGGCTGAAGAACTAGTTCAAGATATTCAAACCAGTTATGGAGACCTTTTGATTAGGGTTTGTCCCAAGTGTTTATCAAAGGTAAGGAAGGAATTGTAA